CTCAAAACGCGGAGCCTGCCAGCAACACAGTGCCGCCGAATAGATTGCGCAGCATTGGGGCAACAGGTAGCTGGAGTGCTGGATCCAGACAAATTGTTGGATGTGGCCTCAGGGCTAGCCGCGCTGAAGGTAGATCCGATTACCAGCACTGCTGTTGCCCCTGAACAAGTCTTTGCGGCACTGGAGCAACAACGCCATTCTGGGCAACTTAGCCAGAGCGTGAGTGGAGCATCGCTGCGCTATCAGGCCTCAAAGGCACAACCTGGCTTGCTGGAAGAAATCAAGCCGAACGACAACCGCCGGCTAGGCCGGTTTCGTAATGGCCTCTTTGAACCGACGGGAGAGAGCGCACCCAGCACCAACCCATGAAACAACTTTGGCTGCGCGTGGGCGGCAATGGACAAACAGACAGCACCGGAAAGACTCGAGCAGAGTCAGCCTGGATCAATTAATTGCAGCGCTTCTTCTCCTCCTCGTACTCCGCGACAGCTCAGCCGCGTATCAAAGCTGACCAGCGTTCCTTGGTGATGCACGGCGAGAGCTAGCAAGTAGGCATCCGTTCCGCCATCAAGCCTCTTCGTCGCGAAGCTGATTCACAAGCTCCAAATCAACAACGCCACCAGAAGCCTTCACGGGCAATTGCGGCAATCCGGAGCACTGCGCTCCATCGTTTTGCGAGCCTTTGCCTGCTGGTCTGAACAGCGTCTGCCGGGCTAAAACGCGCGCTGCGGCGAGGACGCCATCATCGAACCGGAGAGTGGTGCGCATCAAACATTACGCATCTGCTCATCACTTTAAGTGGGTCAAACCGGCCCAGCCCATGACCAATGGCATAAAAAATGAGCCAGAACTCCTTAGCTAGATTGAAATCAAGGAGAGCATCAAGCCAACAGTCTTGAGCCGCCAAAGAACGTGAACATGCCATCACCAACCACGAGCAGCTTGGCGGCCCTACGCACTCAACGTCACACCCAATGGCTGAGAGAGCTGCGGCTGTCGCTACAAGAACTGGTGGAGCCCAGTCTCGAACGACCAGACCAGATCTATCTGTTCGGCTCCCGTGCTCGGGGCGATTGGGACGGTCTATCAGACACCGATCTACTCGTGGTGGCTGCCAACAAGCATCTGGCCGACACATGGGTCGATCAACTGCTCGATTCGGGCCTCGCTGAGGATGTGATCGGACTCGACCGTGTGGCCTGGGATCAGTTGCCAAAAAGCGCATCAGTGGTTTGGCGCAACGCTGCCAAAGTCGCTATTCCGTTACTGGCAGAGAAGCCATGAATGCCCGGCCAGATGCATGGATACGCCAAGCCCAAAACGACCTTGAGCTCGCTCAACTGGCACGTGACAACGGCTACTTGGCGCAAGCCTGTTTTTACGCATCACAAGCAGCCGAAAAAGGCTTAAAAAGCGCACTTCTGGAATTGGGACTGGAGCCTCCGCACACGCATGTGCTCAACGATTTGACGAGGCGGCTTAAGGAGACAGGCTTAGAGACCAAGGATTTAGAGGCACTACCTCTACGAAGCCTCAGCCGGATGGCGATCCAATCCCGCTACCCCGTGGATGCAACACCGCCTTCCGAGCTGTTCGATCCAGATGAAACAGACCAAGCCCTAACAACGGCCCGTGAAGTGCTGAGCATCCTCAAGGCTTTCGATCAACAGGGCTAAGGGCTGCCACTTCATGCAATCTGCTCTGGACACCACATCACAAGTCCGCAAAGGCAACTTCATCCTCATCACTGCCCCATTCCGTTAGCCCAGCCTGAACTCCCCGCAAATAGCCCAGGTCGATCGGAGACACCACCATGAGACGAACCGACTCGCCCTCAAGCTTCCTTACAGCCTTGGGGATCGTGACTTGCCCCTTTGCCGTCAACGTTGACAAGTCCATCGCTTACTTCTTTGCCTCCACAAGACTCTTAGCGCTTCCGGAACGCAGGATGACGACTGCCGCAAATCATTTGATGCGCATTAATATGCGCATCAAGGCTTCAAAGAGCAATGCGGACCACCCTTGAGTTACCCGACCCTCTCTTTGCGCGGCTCAAAGCCAGGGCCGCCAGAGAACAGATCTCACTCAAGCAGCTGTTGCAGAGCTATGTGGAACAAGGGCTCATGACGCCAACCCACTGCGCGATACCAACAACGCGCTCTGCCAGCCAACTCCCAAAGGTTGAGGGCCAACTTGCTTTTGATTCCAGCACCACCAGCAACGCAGATCTCTTTGACCTGCTCGAGCCATGAACAACAACGCAGATCTTCCGGATCTCAATGTGTGGTTAGCACTTGCAACCCCTGATCACTTCCATCATCAGCAAGCTCTGAACTACTGGGAGCAACAGGCTGCTGAGCAAGTGCACTTCTGCACCGTGACGGCCTTGGGCCTGGTGCGCCTGTTGAGCCAACCCAAGCTGATGGGCCCAGCCGTTAAAACCACGCATGAGGCTTCTGCCCTCCTTCAAACCTTGTGCCAACAACCAGGGGTAAGCCTCGCGTTCCCAGCCAGCGATGGCTGGGATGTGTTTCACCAACTGATGCGCGAGGGCGATCTCTCAGCCCGCCTTTGCACCGACGCCTACCTTGCAGCGCTGGCCATCAGCAACGGCTGGCGCCTGGTGAGCTTTGATCGCAACTTCGAACGTTTCGGTGATCTGCAACGGCTCTCACTCAGCTCAGGTGGGTAATCAGGCCAACCAATCCTGATCCAGCTCAGTGATGACCTCGAATTCCGGATCCTTATGCAGCAACGTTGCTCGGCCGAGAAGAGCCGCTGCGGCGATCCAAGCATCAGCAACGGAAAGCCGATGCAACGCCTTGATCCTGGAGGCCTCCAGCAGCAAGGCTTCTGTCTGGTCAACCCATTGGATTGGCAGGGATTGCAACTGTTCATAGGCAAGACGCCCACTCCTCTCTCCTTCGTCTTTCCAAACCCGGTAGAGCACCTCCATGCGCGTAATGAAACAGGCGAAACAGGGATCCGTCCCTTCCAACAACATGGCGACGCGCTCGGCACCCGGCTCGTCGTCTCGCAAGGTCAGGATTGCTGAGGTGTCGAGGCAAAAAGCGGGCATCACAGTTCAGCATTTCGATCGAGCTCCCGATCCGCCAAGAGCCTCGCTGTTGCTCCACCACGTCGGCCCTGCCCGCGAAAGGCCTGCACAGAAGACGCTGCCACAGGTATCACTCGAATCGAACCGTCATCTTCCACAAGCCACTCCAAGCGTTGAGACGGGCCTAAGCCAAAGCGCTCGCGAATTGCAGCCGGGATCACGGTCTGGCCACGCGAGGTAATCGTGCTTCTCAAAACCAAACCAGTGAATTACTAAAATAGCCTATACGTAATTCAACGACCAAGTCTGATGGCTGCAATCAACATGCCCAACCCCTGAAGCAAAAGAGCTACCAAGCCCGATAGATCAAGCGACCCAATAGCTCGCGCAAGGCACGGGAGCTGCCATCTAGAGCCGCCGCAGAGGGAAGCCACTCGGTTGGGTCACGCCACAGAGGACCAGCCCAAGCGCCGCGGGCCTGAAAATCCACGGGAAACGGTTTCACCACGAGACCCTGGCGCTCAAACAGACGCTGAGCCCTGCGCATATGAAAAGCACTGGTGACCAACAAGATCCGGGTGGGCGGCGCCGATGCAGTCTTTGGCACCTCCAGCAATCGGCGAATCGCAACCGCTTCCTCAGCCGTGTTCACCACAGGGGGCGTGCTGGCCATGACGCCAGAAGGGATTCCAAGCTGTTGCGCTTCCCTTAGGTAGCGCTGCCCCTCTGGGGGTTGGCCGGGTAGGAACGGACTCACTCCACCGGTAAACAGCAAACGCGGCGCCTTGCCGGCGCGATACAGATCAAGCCCCGCCAAGAAGCGGTCTGGGTCGTGCCACTCGCTCACCTGCGCAGCACCCGGAGCAGGTTGACGGCCGCCGCTGAGCACCACGATCGCTTCAGCAGAAGGAGCTTCAGCAGCAGTGGTGCGTTGCCAGGGTGCCTCCAGCCAGCGCCACAGGGTTTGGCTCACCAGCCCCAGAGAACAAACCCAAAGCAGCACAACTGCTGTAATCACAGGCCAACGCCAACGACCGATCAGTCCAACCAGCAACAGGATCAGAGACAAGCCAAGGGGCAGCAGGGCTAGGGGGAGAAGCTTGCTGAGTAGATAAATCATCGAAACGTCGTCAGCACAGCCCCTTTAAAGCGTTAGGCATGGGATATCGCAGAATGAGTACGCTTGGCACGCTCAACACCACCATGGTCGAAACGTCCTCAGCGCGCATCACGGCTAAGCCCAGAGCAATGAATTGACTGAGTAAAGAATTCTATCTAAGGACCGAAAAGCTTTTCTCTTGTTCCGATTGGCAACATCAGCAGGTCGACTTCCTGCTTTGAGTCAGCATTGATTACACACCTGGAGCTTTCTTTAAAAGGCCTACACCCTCTCCGTTGGGTTCAGCTTCTCACAATAG
This Synechococcus sp. WH 8016 DNA region includes the following protein-coding sequences:
- a CDS encoding nucleotidyltransferase domain-containing protein — translated: MPSPTTSSLAALRTQRHTQWLRELRLSLQELVEPSLERPDQIYLFGSRARGDWDGLSDTDLLVVAANKHLADTWVDQLLDSGLAEDVIGLDRVAWDQLPKSASVVWRNAAKVAIPLLAEKP
- a CDS encoding HEPN domain-containing protein, producing MNARPDAWIRQAQNDLELAQLARDNGYLAQACFYASQAAEKGLKSALLELGLEPPHTHVLNDLTRRLKETGLETKDLEALPLRSLSRMAIQSRYPVDATPPSELFDPDETDQALTTAREVLSILKAFDQQG
- a CDS encoding TA system VapC family ribonuclease toxin, translated to MNNNADLPDLNVWLALATPDHFHHQQALNYWEQQAAEQVHFCTVTALGLVRLLSQPKLMGPAVKTTHEASALLQTLCQQPGVSLAFPASDGWDVFHQLMREGDLSARLCTDAYLAALAISNGWRLVSFDRNFERFGDLQRLSLSSGG
- a CDS encoding PIN domain-containing protein gives rise to the protein MPAFCLDTSAILTLRDDEPGAERVAMLLEGTDPCFACFITRMEVLYRVWKDEGERSGRLAYEQLQSLPIQWVDQTEALLLEASRIKALHRLSVADAWIAAAALLGRATLLHKDPEFEVITELDQDWLA
- a CDS encoding AbrB/MazE/SpoVT family DNA-binding domain-containing protein, with amino-acid sequence MVLRSTITSRGQTVIPAAIRERFGLGPSQRLEWLVEDDGSIRVIPVAASSVQAFRGQGRRGGATARLLADRELDRNAEL
- a CDS encoding YdcF family protein — translated: MIYLLSKLLPLALLPLGLSLILLLVGLIGRWRWPVITAVVLLWVCSLGLVSQTLWRWLEAPWQRTTAAEAPSAEAIVVLSGGRQPAPGAAQVSEWHDPDRFLAGLDLYRAGKAPRLLFTGGVSPFLPGQPPEGQRYLREAQQLGIPSGVMASTPPVVNTAEEAVAIRRLLEVPKTASAPPTRILLVTSAFHMRRAQRLFERQGLVVKPFPVDFQARGAWAGPLWRDPTEWLPSAAALDGSSRALRELLGRLIYRAW